From Etheostoma cragini isolate CJK2018 chromosome 1, CSU_Ecrag_1.0, whole genome shotgun sequence, a single genomic window includes:
- the cenpf gene encoding centromere protein F isoform X3 codes for MSWAVEEWKDGLPAKALQKIQEMEVQLDKLKKDRNQKQFQLDSLEAALQKQKQKADSERTETSALKRENQSLLESCDSLEKARQKAVHDLGVKEQQVSYLDGQLNSCKKTIERLEQELKKYKNELDRSQPAGSSSLSSSSSDLQPYTTPKKSFPTPAPVPFYGQQDNRLDALQVKYSQELEERKRLETELKVLQVKLLNQSSVSVSHKDIAARQAGSSIFPWQQQDQAHSRQSQDAMETPLKRRGMSLWDAHEETPIKTSQRISSSRTVPSPCGSSQQMEQLKTINQELRGRVSELERNLSTQEKEIRNQASKLQELQTQLNQARKDLNERDRDVAKTSQELNQATDKHQQIVAKCSSVEQKLKQVSEEMSCQRHNAESCKRALEQKLKDQERNGQKELAQLQTSHQALEQQLNQTRTKLTQEIQQSKKDHNVLQADMEKMCFQKSQMAKELEEQKQKLLRSEQSLQASQTKEQDLRKKMEELQKEKNSVTVQLDQSSRRLCQLEDEKKSADQSFKRAQGLLDDLKGKSDGQAEELKRLHTKLEQQIQTAARELDNLKKTLSDAETKNDRSQSELQKHKQEMEKLTNRLTVIEKESRELKSSLAASQNDCKELKQEHQALLEWKKEKETLINQTEAVQKDLTDKIANLENSLISLNEVNDDIKKQLSSLEGDKASLSAQIDSLKGELLNKSTELEEREHQHNKLQSKLSEAGQKQTKDLENVAVQVAQLEAQVKGLELQLQKKMTQAEQAERTITELQAEHQAACDLARSKDQLVELGQSEINQLRESIAQATAQQEEQTARLADEKAVLLKQCEESISAKVEEAEQLKLQLEEAQQELLLTKNKVSSTDQFLKAQEQLGAELQKRIKTLSDNEEEQKKMHEKKSEELRQLEEELQDLRSHTAEKDKQLREAEAQVLSLEKQKARLENVVQETKKEAENLQQAHTEKINNLLEQISSLEKEVTESRDAAEMLPVLRNELDVANQSHADLKKHLEALEKNHSYTIKIKSNLENTVTEKMSVIVTLEKEIKELTEKMSKESESRALEVEHFLNVENILKEKLEATKKSVSAAKTELISRREEIKTMKTTLSAASHGLEERDNLIKSLKEKLNKAETEQSKTLELLKEKMVAMNKIKVQLEMLQMDLEDNETAMNSFDSQAEELKGTIKSLEANLAHHQTKMSDMEARLEDSRAQVSVLEGRLEEVQSQNSVLETQYITAREELMERSCEITRLEEDAVKQQQLEERVIALESKLSQTTEENVKLETTLRQVIEDKDRNLNQLQQEKNNLETTLKQVTDDKEQVETKMIEVSAKKKQLESSLDKLSEENKQLQANIQQLTEDKQNIDQMTAEKLEAESTLRQVVEEKAQLDVSLNLINEEKVQLKAKLSELTSEKNNLISNLNRVVEEKLQLERNYNQLDKENIKLQSSVSHVTEEKMLLQQSIERHEEEVASLTEQLEISSKRTDQENRERRQQFEAEQAELNQKLAGLQKDLTMFKQQYESLQEQAGQQHSLIQQLLESQGTQNPAEKIDHMETEEKDTAAEAAGQTDVEPTLDTSTNTESLPVKEQLSPIVSELGELSHQSDEAFSEPDLVFKEDVVEQEMNKEHLDKEREAHVADVEEMRGHKEQQQQQSLDQLPEDSCSPRDILVRTSEISELSLSSSSVGETRQLESSESSQVQGDLDHFTEMITKQEIQTLRSEFDLLRSNLALRMELTAELEVQVQNSEKRVHAAEEAAQGAAHKLTIALEEKKGLTDQLTQLSEEKDTLTLQLQTAKFQLADVMEMLEGLEMAKGGWDEKFLQQESELKRVRSEKANLEQHILGMESELESLQGEKTKLGDELDNQRRICSGMEQQIETLTTELNQLRTELVSCAEERDDLNKSLGQWREKVHSREKTDCDTRNLISILEDDIRAGRKEYEALQSCMEKIKTERQQLLEQIKVLEQEISQQSGEREELIGQLDKIKEDHTSANHNTESMVSKIQALEGEVCRLSQSLESSLLEKGEIASRLNSTQEEVQQMKTGIEKLQVRIESDERKKKKMGELLKAAQRKSDSLQDRIDALEREKEEEEQSLEEAVLQAETAKAELEEEREKVDEEKRELRERLSELSATLDNLRSEKERMERELETKNREIEELKGAKEELERGLEKAEVDRREKEERQKCRVEELKNEMREETGKQTRQVDDLQAQLEASRQREISLEQKGAETEGEKERMQALLVEMEKEKTCLQSSLEEWQTEGERLRSQREDWEKERNNLRTSIEALEDEIKELKTLLKAKEEEREMLETEADQGRTSVKSILSLMAEKEQIEEENRRLAEEKEKLHSTLFSVEQERGNLRCSLTSVEEEKGKLEQARGLLADEREKLMSSLSLIETEKRDMQQTLSSLKEEKERIEAEKQQFEVDKQELQSSLSLIEVERNNLSSALSSLEQEKQRAEEKKDKLTEEQETLQSTVASMEKELEKSKCSASQLEEQVSELTSEAARLSKERDSALSKMTLWMKTCKQLEQEKQEMLNSSEGRESSEAVQTELNQLKGEAEKREKEMEDLETALQQKRLEAEEKTKVVEELEAALDGRKKELEERNGELEVMKSELDELNKLLEEKSSEADENIEKYCNLIVKVHKLEETNDALTTRLEQLTASRHANETNINPSSTDGTHRRRTGRKSSSKHQEEQPDHNTENTAPSTPQRSPQGSSSMKRAHRDISNKDSAQEALHNLTKKIKASTTTPKPRPEQEEEEFRPEGLPELVQRGFADIPMGEASPFIMRRTTVKRCSPRLAARPTASVSDAKILASLPFQSPSAESFNRKCLSPSGEEKPTRGSLSSHTISEQKDKQEDNCHVQ; via the exons ATGAGCTGGGCGGTGGAGGAGTGGAAGGATGGACTTCCAGCGAAAGCCCTGCAGAAAATCCAGGAGATGGAAGTCCAGCTGGACAAACTGAAAAAGGACAGGAACCAGAAACAGTTTCAGTTGGACTCCCTAGAGGCCGCCCTGCAAAAACAGAAGCAAAAG GCGGACAGTGAACGTACCGAGACCTCGGCTCTGAAAAGAGAGAACCAGTCGTTACTAGAGTCGTGTGATTCTCTGGAGAAAGCTCGTCAAAAAGCTGTCCATGATCTAGGAGTCAAAGAGCAGCAG GTGAGCTACCTGGACGGTCAGCTGAACTCCTGCAAGAAGACAATAGAGCGACTGGAGCAGGAACTTAAGAA GTACAAAAATGAACTGGATCGTTCGCAGCCTGCTGGCTCCTCCTCATTGTCATCTTCGTCCTCTGATCTTCAGCCCTACACTACACCCAAGAAAAGTTTCCCTACCCCGGCTCCAGTCCCATTCTACGGACAGCAGg ATAACAGACTAGATGCGCTTCAAGTGAAATACAGCCAGGAGttggaagaaaggaaaaggctGGAGACTGAACTCAAAGTCCTGCAGGTCAAA CTGTTGAATCAGTCCTCAGTCAGTGTAAGCCACAAAGACATTGCTGCCCGCCAAGCTGGATCTTCCATattcccatggcaacagcagGATCAGGCCCACAGCCGCCAGTCTCAGGATGCAATGGAAACGCCTCTGAAGAGGCGGGGAATGTCCCTGTGGGACGCCCACGAGGAGACGCCTATTAAGACCAGCCAGCGGATTAGCTCTTCCAGAACAGTGCCGAGCCCCTGTGGATCCTCCCAACAGATGGAGCAGCTGAAGACCATCAACCAAG AACTGCGTGGCCGTGTGTCAGAGCTGGAAAGGAATCTGTCCACTCAGGAGAAGGAAATTCGCAACCAGGCCTCCAAGCTGCAGGAACTGCAAACCCAACTGAACCAGGCCCGTAAAGACCTGAATGAACGGGATAGAGATGTGGCTAAGACCAGCCAAGAGCTGAATCAGGCCACAGACAAACACCAGCAGATTGTGGCCAAG TGTTCATCAGTTGAGCAGAAGCTGAAACAAGTCTCAGAGGAGATGAGCTGTCAAAGGCACAACGCTGAGAGCTGCAAACGAGCCCTGGAGCAGAAACTCAAGGACCAAGAGAGAAACGGTCAAAAG GAGCTTGCTCAGCTGCAGACTTCTCACCAGGCTTTGGAACAGCAGCTGAACCAGACCAGAACCAAGCTAACACAAGAGatccaacagtccaaaaaagACCACAACGTACTGCAGGCTGACATGGAGAAG ATGTGCTTCCAGAAGAGTCAAATGGCAAAGGAGTTGGAGGAGCAGAAACAGAAACTGCTGAGGTCAGAGCAGAGCCTTCAAGCCAGCCAGACTAAAGAGCAAGACCTCCGCAAGAAAATGGAG GAGCTGCAGAAAGAGAAGAACAGTGTGACTGTCCAGTTGGACCAGAGCAGCCGGCGTCTGTGTCAGCTGGAGGATGAGAAGAAGAGCGCAGACCAGAGCTTCAAACGCGCCCAGGGATTATTAGATGACCTCAAAG GCAAATCAGATGGGCAGGCGGAGGAGCTGAAAAGACTTCACACTAAACTGGAACAGCAGATTCAGACTGCGGCCCGGGAGTTGGACAACTTGAAGAAGACCCTTTCTGATGCAGAGACCAAAAATGACAG ATCTCAGAGTGAACTGCAGAAACATAAGCAAGAGATGGAGAAGCTGACCAACAGATTGACAGTAATCGAAAAGGAGAGCCGAGAGCTTAAATCCAGTCTGGCTGCAAGTCAGAATGACTGTAAGGAACTGAAACAAGAACATCAAGCTCTGCTGgagtggaagaaagaaaaggagaccTTAATAAATCAAACTGAGGCAGTGCAAAAAGACCTCACTGACAAAATTGCCAACTTGGAGAACAGTCTTATCTCACTGAATGAGGTTAATGACGACATCAAG AAACAGCTCTCAAGCTTAGAGGGAGACAAGGCCAGCCTGTCTGCTCAAATTGATTCCTTGAAGGGAGAACTCCTCAACAAGAGCACAGAGTTGGAGGAGAGGGAGCATCAGCACAACAAGCTCCAGTCTAAACTCTCCGAGGCCGGACAGAAGCAAACCAAAGACCTGGAGAATGTTGCTGTGCAAGTGGCTCAGCTTGAAGCACAG GTCAAAGGGCTGGAATTGCagttgcaaaagaaaatgactcAAGCAGAGCAGGCTGAGAGGACAATCACAGAGCTGCAGGCCGAACACCAGGCAGCCTGCGACCTGGCTCGCTCCAAAGACCAGCTGGTTGAGTTGGGCCAATCAGAGATCAACCAGCTGAGAGAGAGCATCGCTCAGGCCACTGCACAGCAGGAGGAGCAAACTGCCAG GTTGGCAGACGAGAAGGCTGTGCTGCTGAAGCAGTGTGAGGAGAGTATTTCAGCAAAGGTTGAAGAGGCCGAGCAGCTCAAGCTGCAGTTGGAGGAGGCTCAGCAAGAGCTGCTGCTCACCAAAAACAAG GTCAGTTCTACGGATCAGTTCCTAAAGGCCCAGGAGCAACTGGGAGCTGAGTTGCAGAAACGAATTAAGACACTGTCAGACAATGAAGAGGAGCAAAAAAAGATGCATGAGAAGAAATCAGAAGAGCTCAGACAGTtggaggaggagctgcaggaTCTTCGGAGCCACACAGCAGAGAAGGATAAGCAGCTCAGAGAGGCGGAAGCTCAGGTTTTGTCTCTGGAGAAACAAAAAGCTAGGCTGGAAAATGTAGTtcaagagacaaagaaagaggcTGAG AACCTCCAGCAGGCTCACACTGAGAAGATCAACAACCTTCTGGAGCAGATATCTTCCTTAGAAAAAGAGGTCACAGAAAGCAGAGATGCAGCAGAGATGCTTCCCGTCTTGAGGAATGAACTGGACGTGGCCAACCAGTCCCATGCTGACCTAAAGAAGCATCTAGAAGCTCTTGAGAAAAATCACTCCTACACTATTAAGATCAAGTCCAACTTGGAGAACACAGTGACGGAGAAAATGAGTGTGATTGTTACTTTGGAGAAAGAGATCAAAGAGCTCACAGAGAAGATGAGCAAAGAGTCAGAGAGTCGTGCTTTGGAGGTTGAACATTTCCTCAACGTAGAGAATATTCTCAAAGAGAAGCTTGAAGCCACTAAGAAATCAGTGTCTGCTGCTAAAACCGAATTAATTTCTCGACGGGAGGAGATTAAAACCATGAAGACAACTCTGTCGGCTGCTTCACACGGCTTAGAGGAGAGGGACAACTTGATAAAGAGTCTGAAGGAGAAGCTGAATAAAGCAGAGACAGAGCAGTCCAAAACCTTAGAGCTCCTGAAGGAAAAGATGGTTGCCATGAACAAAATCAAG GTGCAGCTGGAGATGCTGCAAATGGACCTGGAGGACAACGAGACTGCCATGAACTCTTTTGACAGTCAGGCAGAGGAGCTGAAGGGAACCATAAAGTCACTGGAGGCTAATCTAGCCCACCACCAAACCAAGATGTCTGACATGGAGGCCAGGCTGGAGGACAGCAGAGCCCAG GTCTCTGTCTTAGAAGGCCGGTTGGAGGAGGTCCAATCTCAGAACTCAGTGCTGGAGACACAGTACATCACAGCTAGGGAGGAGCTGATGGAGAGAAGCTGTGAAATAACTCGTCTGGAAGAGGACGCTgtcaaacaacaacagctggagGAGAGGGTTATTGCTTTAGAGTCTAAACTAAGTCAGACCACAGAGGAAAATGTCAAGTTAGAGACAACTCTCAGGCAGGTAATCGAGGACAAAGACCGTAATCTTAACCAattacaacaagaaaaaaacaaccttgagACTACTTTGAAACAGGTAACAGATGACAAAGAGCAAGTAGAAACTAAAATGATTGAAGTATCTGCAAAGAAGAAACAGCTGGAATCCAGTTTAGACAAGCTATCTGAGGAGAACAAACAACTGCAGGCCAACATTCAGCAGTTAACTGAAGACAAGCAGAATATCGATCAAATGACTGCAGAGAAACTTGAAGCTGAATCCACCCTTAGGCAGGTTGTCGAGGAGAAAGCCCAACTAGATGTTTCCCTCAATCTGATAAACGAGGAAAAAGTCCAACTCAAAGCTAAACTAAGTGAGCTAACGTCCGAGAAAAATAACTTGATCTCTAACTTGAATCGAGTAGTTGAGGAAAAGCTTCAGCTGGAAAGGAACTATAACCAGCTGGATAAAGAGAACATTAAACTACAGTCTAGTGTAAGTCATGTAACGGAGGAGAAGATGCTGTTACAACAAAGCATAGAGAGGCATGAAGAAGAGGTGGCTTCACTTACAGAGCAGCTGGAGATAAGCAGCAAGAGGACTGATCAGGAGAACCGAGAGAG GCGCCAACAGTTTGAGGCAGAGCAGGCAGAACTGAACCAGAAGTTGGCGGGCTTACAGAAAGATCTGACCATGTTCAAGCAGCAGTATGAGTCACTGCAGGAGCAGGCGGGCCAACAACACAGCCTCATACAGCAACTCTTAGAATCGCAGGGAACCCAGAACCCAGCAGAAAAAATCGACCACATGGAGACTGAGGAAAAGGATACTGCCG CAGAAGCAGCAGGGCAGACTGATGTAGAGCCAACACTTGACACAAGCACCAATACTGAGTCCCTTCCAGTAAAAGAACAGCTCAGCCCTATTGTGTCTGAACTGGGTGAACTTTCCCACCAGTCTGACGAGGCGTTCAG TGAGCCAGATCTGGTGTTTAAGGAGGACGTCGTTGAGCAAGAGATGAACAAGGAACATCTGGACAAGGAAAGGGAGGCACATGTGGCCGATGTTGAGGAAATGAGGGGTCACAAggagcagcaacaacagcaatcCTTAGATCAG CTTCCTGAAGACAGCTGTAGTCCCAGAGATATTCTTGTTCGAACATCTGAAATCTCTGAGCTTTCTCTGTCATCGTCCTCTGTTGGCGAGACCAGACAGTTAGAATCCTCTG AGTCATCCCAGGTACAAGGTGACCTCGACCACTTCACAGAAATGATCACAAAACAAGAAATCCAGACCCTGCGCTCAGAGTTTGACCTACTGAGGTCCAACCTCGCACTGAGAATGGAGTTGACCGCCGAACTGGAAGTCCAAGTTCAAAACTCAGAGAAGAGAGTTCATGCAGCAGAGGAGGCGGCACAGGGTGCAGCGCATAAGCTGACCATCGCtttggaggaaaagaaaggccTCACGGACCAG TTGACTCAGCTGTCAGAAGAGAAGGACACATTAACTCTACAGCTGCAAACAGCTAAATTCCAGCTGGCTGATGTTATGGAGATGCTGGAAGGACTGGAGATGGCCAAAG GTGGGTGGGATGAGAAATTCCTTCAGCAGGAGAGTGAGCTGAAGAGGGTTCGCTCTGAGAAAGCCAACCTGGAGCAGCACATCCTGGGCATGGAGTCTGAGCTGGAGTCTTTGCAGGGGGAGAAGACCAAATTGGGGGATGAGCTGGATAACCAGAGGAGGATCTGTTCAGGCATGGAGCAGCAGATAGAAACACTTACTACCGAG CTAAACCAGTTGAGGACTGAACTCGTGTCCTGCGCCGAGGAGCGAGATGACCTGAACAAGTCTCTGGGCCAATGGAGAGAGAAAGTTCACAGTCGAGAGAAGACTGACTGTGACACCAGGAACCTAATTTCCATCCTGGAGGACGACATCAGAGCAGGGAGAAAAGAGTATGAAGCCCTGCAAAGCTGCATGGAGAAAATTAAGACAGAGAGGCAACAG CTGTTAGAGCAGATTAAAGTGCTGGAACAGGAAATATCCCAACAgagtggagaaagagaggagctAATCGGGCAGCTGGACAAGATCAAAGAAGACCACACGTCGGCCAATCACAACACTGAGTCCATGGTCAGCAAGATACAG GCTTTAGAGGGTGAAGTGTGTCGTCTCTCACAGTCTCTGGAGTCCTCTCTGCTAGAGAAAGGAGAGATTGCCTCTCGTCTTAACTCTACACAAGAAGAGGTCCAGCAGATGAAGACTGGCATTGAAAAGCTCCAGGTCCGAATTGAGTCGgatgagaggaagaagaagaagatgggaGAGCTGCTCAAAG CTGCCCAGAGGAAGTCTGACTCACTGCAAGATCGCATTGATGCTCTGGAGcgagagaaggaagaggaagagcaaAGTCTAGAAGAAGCTGTACTACAG GCAGAAACAGCCAAAGCTGAGCTggaggaagaaagggagaag GTGGATGAGGAGAAACGAGAGCTTAGAGAGAGATTATCCGAGCTCTCAGCCACACTGGACAACCTGAGATCTGAGAAAGAACGCATGGAGAGAGAGCTAGAGACAAAAAACCGAGAGATAGAAGAACTGAAGGGCGCTaaggaggagctggagagagGTTTGGAGAAGGCAGAGGTAGatagaagagagaaagaggaaagacagaaatgtaGGGTAGAAGAGCTGAAGAATGAAATGAGAGAGGAAACAGGGAAGCAAACCAGACAAGTGGATGACCTTCAGGCACAGCTGGAAGCCTCTCGGCAGAGAGAGATCTCCCTTGAACAAAAGGGTGCAGAAACagaaggggagaaagagaggatgcAGGCTCTGCTGgtagagatggagaaagagaaaacgtGTCTGCAGTCTTCTCTGGAAGAGtggcagacagaaggagagaggctCCGCTCTCAGAGAGAGGattgggagaaagagaggaacaaCCTGAGGACCAGTATTGAGGCTTTGGAAGATGAAATTAAGGAGCTTAAAACACTTCTAAAAGctaaagaggaagagagagagatgctggaGACAGAAGCAGATCAGGGACGCACCTCAGTAAAATCCATTTTGTCTCTAATGGCAGAGAAAGAACagatagaagaagaaaatagaagGCTggcagaggaaaaagagaaactgcACTCAACCCTGTTTTCAGTGGAACAAGAGAGAGGTAACCTGCGTTGCAGTCTCACATCtgtagaagaagagaaaggaaaactGGAGCAAGCAAGGGGGCTGTTAGCTGATGAGCGAGAGAAGCTCATGTCTAGCCTCTCCTTGATAGAAACGGAGAAACGCGACATGCAGCAAACTCTTTCTTCAttaaaggaagagaaggaaagaatAGAGGCGGAGAAGCAGCAGTTTGAGGTGGATAAACAAGAATTGCAGTCTTCCCTCTCTTTGATTGAAGTTGAGAGAAATAATCTGTCTTCAGCTCTTTCTTCCCTGGAACAAGAGAAGCAAagagcagaagaaaagaaagataaacTAACAGAAGAACAAGAGACCCTTCAGTCTACAGTTGCCTCCATGGAGAAGGAGTTGGAAAAATCCAAGTGTTCTGCTTCACAGCTTGAAGAGCAG GTGTCGGAGCTAACATCTGAGGCTGCTCGTCTGTCTAAAGAGAGGGACTCTGCCCTGAGCAAGATGACGCTTTGGATGAAAACTTGCAAACAGCTGGAGCAGGAGAAGCAAGAAATGTTAAACAGCTCAG AGGGCCGAGAGAGCAGCGAGGCCGTGCAGACTGAGCTGAATCAGCTGAAGggggaagcagagaagagagagaaggaaatggAAGACCTGGAGACTGCCTTGCAGCAGAAGAGGCTGGAGGCAGAGGAAAAAACTAAGGTGGTGGAAGAACTTGAGGCTGCCCTCGATGGAAGGAAGAAGGAGTTAGAAGAGAGAAACGGAGAGCTGGAGGTGATGAAGAGCGAGTTGGATGAACTAAACAAACTCCTGGAGGAGAAAAGCAGCGAGGCAGATGAGAACATTGAGAAATACTGCAACCTGATAGTTAAAGTCCACAAACTGGAAGAGACCAATGATGCACTGACGACCCGGCTGGAGCAGCTCACTGCTAGTCGACATGCTAACGAAACTAACATCAACCCTAGCAGCACTGACGGTACTCACCGCCGGCGCACAGGAAGGAAGTCCTCTTCCAAACATCAGGAAGAACAACCGGATCACAATACTGAGAACACAGCTCCCTCAACACCACAGAGGTCTCCTCAGGGGTCATCTTCAATGAAACGGGCCCATCGTGACATCAGTAATAAAGACAGTGCCCAGGAAGCCCTGCACAACCTGACAAAAAAGATCAAAGCCAGCACGACTACACCAAAACCGAGACCtgaacaggaagaggaggagttcAGACCAGAAGGACTTCCTGAGCTGGTGCAGAGGG GTTTTGCTGATATACCCATGGGGGAGGCCAGTCCCTTCATCATGAGGAGAACGACGGTGAAGCGCTGCAGTCCTCGACTGGCTGCCAGACCGACTGCATCTGTATCTGATGCCAAG ATTTTGGCCTCCTTACCTTTCCAGAGTCCCTCTGCTGAGAGCTTCAACAGGAAGTGTCTCTCCCCGAGTGGTGAGGAGAAACCTACGCGTGGTTCACTAAGTTCACACACGATTTCAGAGCAAAAAGATAAACAAGAAGACAACTGTCACGTCCAATAG